From the genome of Myxococcota bacterium:
GACGGCCTGGGGCCCGCGCTCCACGTATGTGGAGCACAGTCACCTGGTGCCCGAGTTCTACTACATCCTGAGCGGCCCGGTGATCTACGGCGTCGACGGGGAGCGCTACCGCGTGCAGCCGGGCGACATCCTCTTCAACAATCCCTATTCGCCCCATCTCGCCCAGGGGATCGTCAACGATCTGCCCTTCGACAACTTCGGCTCGACCTGGGCGCCGAACGGGGACCGCAGCGTATTCACGCGGCCCTTCTTCTGGGTGGAGCCGCTTCCCGAACAGCCCCCGACGTCGCGACTCGCGCGCGACGTCGCATTCCATTGACCCGCGCCCCGGCGCACCCTGCCTGGAGAAGACCATGACCCCCGAAGACCTCGTCGACATCGAACGCATCAAGCAGCTCAAGTACAAGTACATGCGCTGCGTCGACCAGAAGCTCTGGAGCGAGCTGCCCGACTGTTTCACGCCCGACGCCCGCTGTGCCTACAGCGGCGGCAAGTACGCCTACGAAGGCCGCGACGCGATCTGCGAGTGGCTCTCGAAGTCGATGGGAGCCGAGACCTTCCACAGCAGCCATCGCGTGCACCATCCCGAGATCGAGCTCACCAGTCCGACGACCGCGAAGGGGGTCTGGGCCCTGGAGGACACGGTCATCGAAACGGGCTTCGAGATCACCATTCAGGGCGCGGCGTTCTACGAGGATCACTACGAGAAGATCGACGGCGTTTGGAAGATCACCTTCACCGGTTACCACCGGACCTTCGAACAGATCCAGTCGCGCAAGGATGTGCCCGGCCTGAAGCTGACGGCGAGCGCCTGGTCGACCGGCGGTCAGAGCAAGATCGACGCCTAGCGCACCGAGGGGGGCGGGGGCTGCCAGGCAACCCCCGCCTGCGTTCGGTTCGTTGCGTGGCCGCTCGAGAGCGGCGTCGCCGCCAGGCGACACGACGCTGCGTTCGACGGGGATGGGGCCGCGAAGCGCCGCCTGACGCGACCACCCTACGGGTCGGGCGTGACAACGCGATGGCGATTCGCGCCCGCTTCGGGAACGTTCGCGCGCTCAACGCGCGGCGGGCAGCTCGACCTCGAAGCACGCGCCTCCGCCCGGACGCGCGTAGACGCCAACGTTGCCGCCGAAGCTGGCCACGATCTGGTACGAGATGTAGAGGCCCAGGCCCGTGCCTTCGCCGACGGGCTTCGTGGTGAAGAACGGGTCGAAGACTCGCGGACGCAGTTCGGGCGGGACGCCCGGGCCGTCGTCGAGGACCCGCACCCGGACCGACTCGCCGCGGCGCTCCGCCTCGACCCAGATCTTGCCTGCGCGTCCTGCGGCCTGGAGTGCGTTCACCAGCAGGTTCAGGAAGACCTGGCGCATCGGCCCGGCAGCCGCTTCGACCAGAAGGTCCCGGGTGACCTCGGTCGTGACCTCGGCGCTTCCCCGTCCCGACACCTTCGCGACGCGAACACACGCATCGAGGACCGCTGCAATGTCGCAACACGGCGCTTCTTCGGCGCCGCCGTGCGCGAAGTCGCGCATGTCGCGCACGATCGCAATGGTGCGCTCGACTCCTTCGGCGGACTCCTCGATCAGGGTTTCGAGCTCGCACAGCGCGTCGTGCTGCATGTGGGAGGCATGCGCCGCCTTGTGCAACTCTTCGCTCCGGCTGCGCATCGACGCGAGGTTGGCGCGCACGAAGGCCATCGGATTGTTGATCTCGTGGGCGATGCCTGCCGCGAGCTGGCCGATCGAGTCCATCTTCTGGGCCTGCTCGAGCTGGCGTTGGAGCTGGGCGCGGTGGGTGATGTCGTCGGCGAGGACGAGTACGCCGGGCGATCCCTCGATGGCATCGTCCAGTCGCACGGCCGTCACCTGCCAGACGGCCTCGTCCCGTGGGCCCGCCGCGTGTCGATGCTCGACGCGGTGGGGGGCCTCGCTCTCGAGCGCTGCGGAGACCGTGTCGCCCAGACCCATCGCGACGAGCACCGGTTCGTCGAAGATGCGTCCTTCGCGGGGGGCGCCGACGGTTTCGAGCATCTGGGCCATCTGCGGGTTGAGGGTGCCGATCGCACCCTCGGCATCGCACACCAACACGCCGAGTGGCGCGTGGAACAACACGTCGCGGTAGCGGCCCTCGCTCGCGGCGAGTTCGTGGCGTTCGCGATCCAGATGCGCCTCGAGCCGCTGCTCGACTCGGAGCTGTCGCTGCACCAGCAGGTAGCTCAGGCAGACGGCCACGAGCACTGGCCCGTACTCGGCCATTGCGGGGATCCGCAACCAACCGGCGGAGGTCAGGACGGCCGCGACTCCGAGCACCGCATACGCCACGAAGCCCACCCGCAACACCCGGCGCTCTCCTGCGTCGAGCCCCGCGTGACGACGCAGGCGTCGCGCGCCCCAGAGCGCCGCGCCGGCGATGTAGACGCCGAGGAGCAGCGCGGGCGGACGTGCGTGGACCGAGAGGTGTTCGCGACCGAAGAAGTCGAGTCGTGTGGTGACCTCGGGTGACACGAACCAGGGAGTGGCCAGGATCGCCACCGCCCAGCCGACGCTGCCGACGGCAAGCCAGGTCTGGCTCCGCGAACTCGCCGTGTCCGGATGCAGGGCGCGCCCGAAGCCGATCAACGCCCAGACGAGAAACGGCCCGGTCGCGAAACACAGCTTCCCCGCCAGAAGCGCGGCGGCAGGATCGGCCGTGGTGAGCTGGACGCCGCGGGCGGCGACGAACCCACACGAGAGCACGGACCAGACCGCGATCCAGCAGTTGGCATCGCAAGCGCGGCGCGCCATCCACAGGTGCAGGGCACCCAACATGGCGGCAACGCCGAAGCAGAGCTGGAGCCAAGCGGCGCTGGAACCGAAGAAATCCGCGATGAGACCCACGTCACGACCCATCGGCCGAACCGCTTGCGCGATTCACCCGCTTTGGTTCCGCGGTTCACGGTGTTGCCAAAAGACAACGCCTGGCGGAGCCGCTGGCGCGTCTAGCGGGCGCTGGGCCGCTCGAGTCGCTGGCGCTCGGCGGCCGCCGCGCGTTGGGCGGGCAGCATGCCGAGCTCCCCGGCGAGCGCCTCGGTGTCGCGCAGGGTCGCCGCGGCGCCGCGCGCATCTCCCGCGCGCGCCCGCAGCGGGGCTGCTTCGAGCTGGGCCCACACCTCGAAGGGCCGGGCACCCACGGCGGCGCTGTCCTCGAGCGCTTCTTCGTAGGACGCGAGGGCGTCGTCCACGTAGCCGAGCAGGGCCTGGAGCGCCGCGCGGCAGCGGGAGAGCGGGCCGCCGTAGCTGAGCACCATCGGGAGCAGACCGTGTTGCCCGGGTGCGGACTCGAGCAGGGGCAAGAGGTGCTGCGCGTGCGGAACCGACCCGAGCTCTGCAGCGAGCATCGAGGACTCGGCCATGGTCGCGTTCCAGCGAATGCCGCGGTCGATCTCGAGGAAGCGCGACTGCCCGAGGCGATCGAGCAGCGCGACGGCTCGCGCGTTGTTCCCCGACGCCCCGGCCGCACGCCCCACCACCGCAATGCTCCAGTGGGTGGCGCCGAGCCGCGCGTCGTCGAGCGTGTGGCCGAGGTTCTCGACGACGACGTGGTAGTCGCCCCGCTCGCGCGCGAGCACACAGAGCTGTCCGCGGTAGCTCGCCTTCGCGAACGGGTGGCCGAGTCGCTGGCCGAGGGTGAGCGCTTCCGAGGCGAGTCGTTCGGCGCGTTCGAGGGCGCCCTCGAGGAGCGCCATGCCGGCATCCCAGACGCGCAGATGCCAGGTGGAAGTCGGGGAGGGCTGGGGTCCCGCGAGCGCTTCGGCTTCGGCGCGGCGCTCGAGTGCGGTCGCACGCTGGCCTTGCATCAGGTCGTCGCAGGCGACATCGAGCACCGCGATCACCCCCGTGTCCGGGTTGCGCGCGTCCCGGGCGGCCACCGCCAGGTCACCGATCAGCCGCCCGCGTTCGGCCAGATCGTCGGGGCCGGAGATGATGTAGTGGAGCACGTACAGGCACTCTTGCAGGGCCTCGGCGTCCGCCGACTCGCGGGCGATCGCAACGGCTTCGCGGCCGAGGGGCTCGGCGCGCGGGCGGTCGCGTACCGAGAGGTAGGCGAGGCGTCCCGTGAGACGCGCGCGAGCCGCGAGGTCGCTCGGATCGACGCGAGCGAGGGCGTCGCGCAGCGCGGCTTCGGCGCTCTCGGGCACGCGGGAAGACCACTCGGACACATCGCAGAGTCCGATCGCCGCCTTGGTGAGCAGCGCCGGGTCGTCGATCGCGCGCGAGACCCGCAGGGCCTCGTCGTAGGCCTCGATGCGCTGCTCCCGGTTGCCCGAGAGACGCTGGGCCGCGCCGAGAGCGAGCAGGGCCGTGATCCGACCGCGCGGGTTCGCCACCTCGAAGTGGTCGAGGCTGCGGACGGCCTGTTCGTAGTGCGTGGCGGCCTGCTCCCAGGCGAGGAGTCGCTCGGCCTGGAGAGCCGCGCGGAGCGCGACGTCGTGCGCGCGTTCCGGATCACCCACGGCGATGCCGTGGTGATGGTGGTGGGCGAGCTCGGAAAGCACGGGCTCGAGCGCCTCGGCGTGCTGCTGCTCGAGCCGGTCTGCGGCGGCGCGGTGCATCCGCGCGCGTTGGCTCGGGGAGAGCTCGCTGTAGAGCGATTCCTGGAACAGGGCGTGAGCGAAGCGATAGCTGGCCGCGCTCTCCGGTGC
Proteins encoded in this window:
- a CDS encoding AAA family ATPase, whose amino-acid sequence is MRFRFGVYELDETAGELRRAGEPVSIQPKPLELLTLLVRERSRVVPLDELMERLWPDTIVSPGSLNRAVSQARRAIGDTGRGQSLKSFARRGYRFVAEAAEVDDEETSQEARAATPTAGAAPPDDFVGRETPLAELRASRDATLQGETRIVLLTGRAGVGKTRLTEVFGDEARRSGFHVVLGRCRDRGSTPAFWLWAQVLRGLIEDTDLAAEFEARARSGELEALLPVLHEFAPELAARLPPAQQDVASALDERQRFRFFDAAQRALRACAKRRPILIVLEDLQWAGQASLRLLEHLSVELDQVPLFVLATVRDEPRDRDHPTNRAVASLRRHPRAREIALDGLSRAEVGAMLAHAAGGPVAVDVVSELYGRTEGLPLFVGEAIRLLSERGDLARPERLLRRGIALPPRAVDLIRRSIDAVSAECRALLGAGAVLGREFPLGAVVAVAGSTDRLEALEHLDEAVAAGILQTAPESAASYRFAHALFQESLYSELSPSQRARMHRAAADRLEQQHAEALEPVLSELAHHHHHGIAVGDPERAHDVALRAALQAERLLAWEQAATHYEQAVRSLDHFEVANPRGRITALLALGAAQRLSGNREQRIEAYDEALRVSRAIDDPALLTKAAIGLCDVSEWSSRVPESAEAALRDALARVDPSDLAARARLTGRLAYLSVRDRPRAEPLGREAVAIARESADAEALQECLYVLHYIISGPDDLAERGRLIGDLAVAARDARNPDTGVIAVLDVACDDLMQGQRATALERRAEAEALAGPQPSPTSTWHLRVWDAGMALLEGALERAERLASEALTLGQRLGHPFAKASYRGQLCVLARERGDYHVVVENLGHTLDDARLGATHWSIAVVGRAAGASGNNARAVALLDRLGQSRFLEIDRGIRWNATMAESSMLAAELGSVPHAQHLLPLLESAPGQHGLLPMVLSYGGPLSRCRAALQALLGYVDDALASYEEALEDSAAVGARPFEVWAQLEAAPLRARAGDARGAAATLRDTEALAGELGMLPAQRAAAAERQRLERPSAR
- a CDS encoding ATP-binding protein, encoding MGRDVGLIADFFGSSAAWLQLCFGVAAMLGALHLWMARRACDANCWIAVWSVLSCGFVAARGVQLTTADPAAALLAGKLCFATGPFLVWALIGFGRALHPDTASSRSQTWLAVGSVGWAVAILATPWFVSPEVTTRLDFFGREHLSVHARPPALLLGVYIAGAALWGARRLRRHAGLDAGERRVLRVGFVAYAVLGVAAVLTSAGWLRIPAMAEYGPVLVAVCLSYLLVQRQLRVEQRLEAHLDRERHELAASEGRYRDVLFHAPLGVLVCDAEGAIGTLNPQMAQMLETVGAPREGRIFDEPVLVAMGLGDTVSAALESEAPHRVEHRHAAGPRDEAVWQVTAVRLDDAIEGSPGVLVLADDITHRAQLQRQLEQAQKMDSIGQLAAGIAHEINNPMAFVRANLASMRSRSEELHKAAHASHMQHDALCELETLIEESAEGVERTIAIVRDMRDFAHGGAEEAPCCDIAAVLDACVRVAKVSGRGSAEVTTEVTRDLLVEAAAGPMRQVFLNLLVNALQAAGRAGKIWVEAERRGESVRVRVLDDGPGVPPELRPRVFDPFFTTKPVGEGTGLGLYISYQIVASFGGNVGVYARPGGGACFEVELPAAR
- a CDS encoding nuclear transport factor 2 family protein codes for the protein MTPEDLVDIERIKQLKYKYMRCVDQKLWSELPDCFTPDARCAYSGGKYAYEGRDAICEWLSKSMGAETFHSSHRVHHPEIELTSPTTAKGVWALEDTVIETGFEITIQGAAFYEDHYEKIDGVWKITFTGYHRTFEQIQSRKDVPGLKLTASAWSTGGQSKIDA